One Mycobacteroides salmoniphilum DNA segment encodes these proteins:
- a CDS encoding TetR/AcrR family transcriptional regulator — protein sequence MSPTQAERRESTIARLLDSGIDTIAELGYSRASVQRIAKRAGLSYGALFRHFPAVGDFMAAVARETLRRQLATVRAQFDEAGDRLTEFEDVMAVMRSLKEEPINAVLYELMVAARTDSQLRETLQVAVAEYGAQMVALARSVPGTDRLSDADLVTLVFMITDMFDGEALVKTLRPYPELVAGRDELLAKLLRGYRPDA from the coding sequence GTGAGTCCCACCCAGGCCGAGCGCCGTGAATCGACGATCGCGCGGCTGCTCGATTCCGGTATCGACACCATCGCTGAGCTGGGCTATTCGCGTGCCTCCGTGCAGCGGATCGCGAAGCGGGCCGGGCTCTCGTATGGGGCGCTGTTCCGCCATTTTCCGGCTGTCGGCGATTTCATGGCCGCAGTGGCGCGTGAGACCCTGCGTCGCCAGCTGGCCACCGTGCGCGCGCAGTTCGATGAGGCAGGCGATCGCCTCACCGAATTCGAGGACGTGATGGCGGTGATGCGTTCTCTCAAGGAAGAGCCCATCAACGCCGTGCTCTACGAACTCATGGTGGCCGCCCGCACCGACTCCCAGTTACGGGAGACTTTGCAGGTCGCGGTGGCCGAATACGGGGCTCAGATGGTCGCGTTGGCGCGATCGGTGCCGGGAACCGACCGGCTATCCGACGCGGACCTCGTCACGTTGGTCTTCATGATCACCGACATGTTCGACGGGGAGGCACTGGTGAAGACGCTGCGTCCCTACCCGGAGCTCGTCGCGGGCAGAGACGAGCTACTTGCCAAGCTGCTGCGGGGATACCGCCCGGATGCATAG